A region of Paenibacillus thiaminolyticus DNA encodes the following proteins:
- a CDS encoding metallophosphoesterase family protein, translating to MANHLSFREDGTFKILQFTDVHIGDGTDGAEQDRQSVALMERLIEQEQPDLIVYTGDLCWSHGVDDPRNGLRLAISPAVRSGLPWAAVFGNHDAEGSVTREQLMDVMRESATCLAEPGPADLSGVGNYALPVHGSAGEKEAAMLYFLDSGCEAPKHIGGYEWIHSDQVEWYAQVSRETTQRSGEQLPSLAFFHIPLPEYDEVWRAGSISGNKFEKVCAPKLNSGLFAKMVEMGDVMATFVGHDHDNDYIGALQGISLCFGRTTGYNCYGRLQRGARVIELAEGKRDFRTWLRLEDGTVLS from the coding sequence ATGGCGAACCATTTATCATTTCGGGAAGACGGCACATTCAAAATATTGCAGTTCACCGACGTTCATATCGGTGACGGCACGGATGGGGCGGAGCAAGACAGGCAATCCGTCGCCTTGATGGAACGGCTGATCGAGCAGGAGCAGCCCGATCTTATCGTGTACACGGGAGATCTGTGCTGGAGCCACGGCGTGGACGATCCGAGGAATGGCTTGCGCCTCGCTATTTCCCCCGCTGTGCGATCCGGCCTTCCCTGGGCGGCCGTGTTCGGCAATCATGACGCGGAAGGAAGCGTCACCCGCGAGCAGTTAATGGATGTGATGCGTGAGAGCGCCACATGCCTGGCCGAGCCGGGACCGGCCGATCTAAGCGGCGTTGGCAATTACGCGCTGCCCGTTCACGGTTCGGCCGGGGAGAAGGAGGCGGCGATGCTGTATTTTCTTGATTCCGGCTGCGAAGCGCCGAAGCATATCGGCGGCTACGAATGGATTCACAGCGATCAGGTGGAATGGTACGCGCAGGTGTCGAGAGAGACGACGCAGCGCAGCGGGGAGCAGCTGCCTTCCTTGGCCTTCTTCCATATTCCGCTGCCGGAATATGACGAGGTGTGGCGCGCCGGGAGTATCAGCGGCAATAAATTTGAAAAGGTGTGCGCGCCCAAATTAAACTCCGGCCTGTTCGCGAAAATGGTGGAGATGGGCGATGTGATGGCTACTTTCGTGGGCCATGATCACGATAACGACTATATCGGAGCGCTACAAGGCATATCGCTCTGCTTCGGCCGCACGACGGGCTATAACTGCTACGGCCGCCTGCAGCGCGGCGCGCGGGTCATTGAATTGGCGGAAGGCAAGCGGGACTTCCGTACCTGGCTCCGGCTAGAAGATGGCACGGTGCTGTCATGA
- a CDS encoding alpha-mannosidase — MTTNELHGKLTALKERTPSGYWGERIVSQLEYMNRVSLVQERQWDEALIPVVEWLHARLDDEGVIAERSARQAESMLAACGPAAKSYTLHCAAHAHLDMNFLWGWAETVSATLNTFRTMLDLLEEYPDYIFSHSQAAAYQIVEQYDPEMLEEIKARVKEGRWEVTASTWVEADKNMPSGESMARQLLYAKTYLSGLFGLDPDSLQIDFEPDTFGHSINVPEALHHAGVKYYYYCRGHNDNGHPLFRWESPSGRSVIAYKEPHWYDSRIEPAMALTVPEFCARTKMTTMLKVYGVGDHGGGPTRRDIERILDMQTWPIFPRIQFGTYRDFFALTESVADSLPVIRDELNFIFTGCYSSESRIKLANRVSERLLGEAELFGSIASLYTRARYFGEELGAAWKQACFNQFHDILPGSCVVETREHAMASFQEIMAMAGSKKSYAIRKLAELIDTSAYIVADEDVRESMSEGAGPGVGVHLFRMGASERGRGKTRIFHLFNSSIRDREELADIVIWDWNGHVDSIQFHDSEGRSVPFQYIDRGFIEHWGHYFLRVLLKVNVPAIGYSTYVMTEKEGDMKRLSANDFYLAGQNLPPNEKYEFGLENEHIAVRFDPQQFTIASLIDKRTNRDYADPAQPAGVFRFVEEDTFNGGGNAWLVGRYRHVEPLATWTLDSCELGDHLLRQSLTFRTSFRDSTLKVTVSLDRDSQALVYNVECDWHESGSKDSFTPQLNFYLPVPYDCRSYQYDVPFGTLEREGIDLDVPANSFAAAVPADSGIDRAVMLLADAKHGFRSGSRSLALTLLRGSYSPDPYPEIGKHQFRFAVGLTDYQDTQQMLEQSYHFQNPIEAVSVRARKGTLPQRGSFVTLERGQVALSAIKMAEGSAANRWIVRLYETEGERTSVTLAFGQAVRRAYFVSIVEQPIDGPDIAVHGSKITFDVGAAAMATVCIEFEGR; from the coding sequence ATGACTACGAACGAACTTCATGGCAAGCTGACGGCGTTGAAGGAGAGAACTCCCTCGGGTTACTGGGGAGAACGAATCGTATCGCAACTGGAGTATATGAACCGCGTCTCGCTCGTTCAGGAGCGCCAGTGGGATGAGGCCCTGATCCCTGTCGTCGAATGGCTCCATGCCCGCCTCGATGACGAAGGCGTCATCGCGGAGCGGAGCGCGCGCCAGGCGGAGAGCATGCTGGCCGCATGCGGGCCGGCTGCCAAGAGCTATACGCTTCATTGCGCGGCCCATGCGCATCTCGACATGAACTTCCTGTGGGGCTGGGCAGAGACGGTATCCGCGACGTTGAACACGTTCCGCACGATGCTCGATCTGCTAGAAGAATATCCGGACTATATTTTCTCTCATTCGCAGGCGGCCGCATATCAGATCGTGGAGCAATACGATCCCGAGATGCTGGAGGAGATTAAGGCCCGGGTCAAGGAGGGGCGGTGGGAGGTCACGGCTTCCACCTGGGTCGAAGCGGACAAGAACATGCCGAGCGGCGAGAGTATGGCCAGACAATTGCTGTATGCCAAGACTTATCTGTCCGGCCTGTTCGGTCTCGATCCGGACAGCCTCCAAATCGATTTCGAGCCAGACACGTTCGGGCATAGCATCAACGTTCCGGAAGCGCTGCATCATGCCGGCGTGAAGTATTACTATTATTGCCGGGGCCACAACGATAACGGCCACCCGCTGTTCCGGTGGGAATCTCCGTCAGGCCGCTCCGTCATCGCGTACAAGGAGCCGCACTGGTATGATTCCCGCATCGAGCCGGCGATGGCGCTTACAGTGCCGGAGTTCTGCGCGCGGACGAAGATGACGACGATGTTGAAGGTGTACGGCGTCGGCGATCATGGCGGCGGGCCGACGCGCCGCGACATCGAACGGATATTGGATATGCAGACCTGGCCGATTTTCCCGCGCATTCAATTCGGAACGTACCGCGACTTTTTTGCGTTGACGGAATCTGTGGCGGACAGCTTGCCGGTCATTCGCGATGAGCTGAATTTTATATTTACCGGGTGCTACAGCTCGGAATCGAGAATCAAGCTGGCGAACCGGGTGTCGGAACGGTTGCTCGGCGAAGCGGAGCTGTTCGGCAGCATCGCTTCTTTATATACTCGGGCCCGCTATTTCGGCGAGGAACTGGGCGCGGCATGGAAGCAAGCCTGCTTCAATCAATTCCATGATATTTTGCCCGGCTCATGCGTGGTGGAGACGAGAGAGCATGCAATGGCTTCGTTCCAGGAGATTATGGCGATGGCGGGGAGCAAGAAAAGCTACGCCATCCGCAAGCTGGCCGAGCTCATCGATACGTCGGCTTATATTGTCGCCGATGAGGATGTGCGCGAGAGCATGTCCGAAGGAGCCGGTCCAGGCGTAGGCGTTCATTTGTTCCGGATGGGGGCGAGCGAACGCGGCCGCGGGAAGACGCGCATCTTCCATCTGTTCAATTCCTCCATCCGCGATCGCGAAGAGCTGGCGGACATTGTGATCTGGGATTGGAACGGTCATGTGGACAGCATTCAATTCCATGACAGCGAAGGGCGGAGCGTTCCGTTTCAGTATATCGACAGAGGCTTCATTGAGCATTGGGGCCATTACTTTTTGCGGGTGCTGCTGAAGGTGAACGTGCCCGCGATCGGTTACAGCACCTATGTCATGACCGAGAAGGAAGGCGATATGAAGCGGTTGTCCGCCAATGACTTTTATTTGGCCGGGCAGAATTTGCCGCCGAATGAGAAGTACGAATTCGGGCTGGAGAACGAGCATATTGCCGTCCGGTTCGATCCGCAGCAATTCACGATCGCTTCGCTGATCGACAAGCGTACGAACCGCGACTATGCCGATCCGGCGCAACCGGCGGGCGTGTTCCGATTCGTGGAGGAGGATACGTTTAACGGGGGCGGTAATGCCTGGCTCGTCGGCAGATACCGCCATGTGGAGCCCCTGGCGACGTGGACGTTGGACAGCTGCGAGCTTGGCGATCATTTGCTTCGTCAGTCTCTAACATTCCGGACGAGCTTCCGGGATTCGACGCTGAAGGTGACCGTGTCGCTGGATCGCGATAGCCAGGCCTTGGTGTATAACGTCGAATGCGACTGGCATGAGAGCGGGAGCAAGGACAGCTTTACGCCGCAGTTGAATTTCTATCTGCCGGTACCATATGACTGCAGGTCTTATCAATATGACGTTCCCTTCGGCACGCTGGAGAGAGAGGGCATCGATCTGGACGTGCCGGCTAACAGCTTCGCCGCGGCCGTTCCGGCGGACAGCGGCATCGATCGCGCGGTGATGCTGCTCGCCGATGCGAAGCATGGCTTCCGGAGCGGCAGCCGATCGCTGGCGCTCACTCTGCTGCGCGGCTCCTACAGCCCGGATCCGTACCCGGAAATCGGCAAGCATCAATTCCGGTTCGCCGTAGGGCTGACCGATTATCAGGATACGCAGCAGATGCTGGAGCAGTCCTATCATTTTCAGAATCCGATCGAAGCCGTATCCGTGCGCGCCCGCAAGGGGACGCTGCCGCAGAGGGGCAGCTTCGTCACGCTGGAGCGGGGACAGGTGGCGCTGTCGGCGATTAAAATGGCGGAAGGCTCCGCGGCGAACCGTTGGATCGTGCGCCTGTATGAGACGGAAGGAGAACGGACGAGCGTCACGCTGGCGTTCGGGCAAGCGGTGAGAAGAGCTTATTTTGTATCGATCGTCGAGCAGCCGATCGATGGACCGGACATTGCCGTCCATGGCAGCAAAATTACATTCGATGTCGGCGCAGCCGCGATGGCGACCGTATGCATTGAATTCGAGGGGAGATAG